The Thermococcus sp. MV5 genome includes a window with the following:
- a CDS encoding fumarylacetoacetate hydrolase family protein, translating to MIRLPFRDGFYEVRPSKIICLGRNYAEHAKELGHEVPKEPVIFLKPPSSLIGPNQTIILPRRSKEVHHEVELAVIIGKRGKNIPKAKAMEYVLGYTILMDITARDLQREAKTKGLPWTVPKGFDTFAPIGPRVVDKRELDVADLEIGLKVNGEVRQLSRTSKMIFKIDEIIEHISNIMTLEKGDIIATGTPEGVGPLRHGDLVEAWIEGIGVLKEEVLAERSILC from the coding sequence ATGATTCGCTTACCCTTTAGAGATGGTTTTTATGAAGTTAGGCCAAGCAAGATAATCTGTCTTGGAAGAAATTATGCAGAGCATGCTAAAGAATTGGGCCATGAAGTTCCAAAAGAGCCTGTGATATTTTTAAAACCCCCATCCTCCTTAATAGGCCCAAATCAGACTATAATACTCCCCAGAAGAAGTAAAGAGGTTCATCATGAAGTAGAGCTTGCTGTGATAATTGGAAAAAGAGGGAAAAACATTCCGAAAGCAAAAGCAATGGAATACGTATTGGGTTATACTATCCTAATGGACATAACGGCTAGGGATCTTCAAAGGGAGGCAAAGACAAAGGGGCTCCCTTGGACAGTACCTAAGGGGTTTGACACATTCGCTCCGATTGGTCCGCGTGTAGTTGATAAAAGAGAGCTTGATGTGGCTGATCTTGAAATAGGTCTCAAGGTCAATGGTGAAGTCAGACAGCTTTCGAGAACCAGTAAAATGATTTTTAAAATAGATGAGATAATTGAACACATCTCAAACATAATGACCCTCGAAAAGGGTGACATAATTGCAACAGGGACTCCAGAAGGTGTTGGACCCTTACGGCATGGTGATTTAGTAGAGGCATGGATAGAGGGGATCGGGGTTTTAAAAGAAGAGGTGTTGGCAGAGCGATCGATTCTCTGCTAA
- a CDS encoding aromatic amino acid transport family protein yields the protein MALSRNEALALAIGTQVGAGVLGLPYAARKIGLIPSVALMFLVASIMYITALFVLELSAKNGGKQMSTLAREILGRPGGVLMFASISLMSYGALLAYIAGGGSVFANLFGISEEMGALVFWAFASFIIYRGLEMSGKSELILSGVLLALFVVVAIMAIPHTKVENAFYMGSEGIVTLFGVAIFAFGCHTIVPDIYKGLRSYEEAKKVLLLAFLVPAIVYSLFVASFLLVFGENTPQIATQALEQLYGRIGMLVGSLIPIFAILTSYIGLGLAQLDNMEEYLKMNRKSAWIITVFPPLILYMVGIRDFVEVLGAAGSTGDLMAFIIMPIVLYITYKLKPEFLRDREAEVS from the coding sequence GTGGCATTGAGTAGGAATGAAGCTCTCGCTTTAGCTATAGGAACTCAAGTTGGTGCGGGTGTTTTAGGATTGCCCTATGCAGCAAGAAAAATCGGTTTGATACCAAGCGTGGCTCTAATGTTTTTGGTGGCTTCAATCATGTATATTACCGCTCTTTTTGTTCTTGAACTTTCTGCAAAGAATGGCGGAAAGCAGATGTCTACGTTGGCTAGGGAGATATTAGGAAGGCCAGGGGGAGTACTAATGTTTGCTAGCATCTCTTTAATGAGTTACGGTGCTCTTTTGGCCTATATTGCTGGTGGAGGGAGTGTTTTTGCAAACCTTTTCGGTATAAGTGAAGAAATGGGTGCGTTGGTCTTTTGGGCATTTGCCAGCTTTATTATCTACAGAGGGCTGGAAATGTCAGGGAAGAGTGAATTGATACTAAGTGGCGTTTTGTTGGCCCTTTTTGTAGTGGTTGCGATAATGGCTATACCCCATACAAAGGTTGAGAACGCATTTTATATGGGAAGTGAGGGGATTGTAACTCTCTTTGGGGTTGCGATATTTGCATTTGGCTGTCATACAATAGTTCCGGATATTTATAAGGGACTTAGAAGTTATGAAGAGGCTAAAAAAGTATTGCTTTTGGCTTTCTTAGTTCCGGCTATAGTGTATTCACTATTTGTGGCTTCATTCCTCCTAGTCTTTGGCGAGAACACTCCCCAAATAGCTACTCAAGCCCTTGAACAGCTATATGGGAGAATAGGGATGCTTGTTGGAAGTTTAATTCCGATCTTTGCTATCTTGACAAGTTACATAGGGCTTGGTTTGGCCCAACTGGACAACATGGAAGAGTACCTAAAGATGAATAGGAAATCTGCTTGGATCATAACAGTTTTCCCACCGTTGATACTTTATATGGTAGGAATTAGGGACTTCGTTGAGGTTTTGGGGGCTGCAGGCAGTACAGGAGATCTTATGGCTTTTATAATAATGCCAATTGTGCTCTATATAACTTATAAGCTTAAGCCTGAGTTCCTTAGGGATAGAGAAGCGGAGGTTAGTTAA
- a CDS encoding tryptophan--tRNA ligase, which produces MPEFEVTPWEVTGIVDYNKLIKEFGTTPLTDDLLEKTRELTKSDLPLYFKRKFFFSHRDYDLVLKDYEAGRGFFLYTGRGPSGPMHIGHIIPFFATKWLQDNFGVNLYVQITDDEKFLFKPKLTLEETKRWAYENILDIIAVGFDPDKTFIFQDTEFTKIYEMAIPIAKKVTYSMAKAVFGFDDQSKVGMIFYPAIQAAPTFFEEKRSLIPAAIDQDPYWRIQRDFAESLGYYKAAALHSKFVPGLLGLGGKMSASKPETAIYLTDDPEEAGKKVWKYALTGGRATAKEQREKGGEPDKCVVFKWLEIFFEPEDKKLLERYNACKSGEILCGQCKRYLIEKVQNFLKEHQEKREKARDLVERFKYTGKLAQEQWDKSIPEALKR; this is translated from the coding sequence GTGCCAGAATTTGAGGTAACTCCATGGGAAGTTACAGGAATAGTGGACTACAACAAACTTATCAAAGAATTTGGAACAACACCCCTTACAGACGATCTACTGGAAAAGACAAGAGAACTTACAAAAAGTGATCTGCCACTTTATTTCAAGAGGAAATTCTTCTTTTCCCACAGGGACTATGATTTAGTGCTTAAGGACTATGAAGCAGGAAGAGGATTTTTCCTCTACACGGGTAGAGGGCCAAGCGGCCCAATGCACATTGGTCACATAATTCCATTCTTTGCCACAAAGTGGCTTCAGGATAATTTTGGAGTTAACCTGTATGTTCAAATCACAGATGATGAGAAATTCCTCTTTAAACCCAAGCTTACCCTTGAAGAAACAAAAAGATGGGCATATGAGAACATACTTGATATAATTGCCGTTGGGTTTGACCCAGATAAGACATTTATCTTTCAGGACACTGAGTTCACCAAGATATACGAGATGGCCATTCCTATAGCGAAAAAAGTAACTTACTCCATGGCAAAGGCTGTTTTTGGATTTGATGATCAAAGCAAGGTTGGAATGATATTTTATCCTGCCATTCAAGCTGCTCCGACATTTTTTGAAGAGAAACGTTCTTTAATCCCAGCCGCCATTGATCAAGATCCCTATTGGAGAATTCAAAGAGATTTTGCAGAGAGTTTGGGTTATTATAAAGCAGCAGCACTCCATTCAAAGTTTGTACCTGGTTTATTGGGTTTGGGCGGGAAAATGAGCGCTTCAAAGCCAGAAACAGCTATTTACTTAACGGATGATCCAGAAGAAGCTGGTAAAAAGGTCTGGAAATATGCTTTAACTGGTGGGAGGGCTACTGCGAAAGAGCAGCGCGAAAAGGGAGGCGAACCTGACAAGTGTGTTGTATTTAAATGGCTTGAAATATTCTTTGAGCCTGAGGATAAAAAACTCCTCGAAAGGTACAATGCCTGTAAAAGTGGAGAAATACTTTGCGGTCAGTGCAAGCGCTATCTCATAGAGAAGGTCCAGAACTTCTTAAAGGAACACCAGGAGAAAAGAGAGAAAGCAAGGGATTTGGTAGAGAGATTCAAATATACTGGAAAACTTGCCCAAGAACAATGGGACAAATCGATTCCCGAAGCTTTAAAGAGGTAA
- a CDS encoding acetate--CoA ligase family protein, with product MNLDFLFYPQGVAVIGASNKEGKIGNAIMKNLINFGFKGKIYPVNVKEDMVMGLKAYKSVLEIPDQVDVAVIAIPGKFVPQTLEECGQKGIKGAVVISAGFKEAGNIELEEKLVEVAKKWNIKVVGPNCLGVTNIENGFDCTFNPPERQARPEFGGIAFMSQSGAFGAAILDWAARHEVGMSKFISLGNMADLDESDFMEYLKDDNATKVITAYLEGVKDGRKFLQAAKDATRKKPVVILKSGRTEAGAKAAASHTGSLAGSYAIYQAAFEQSGVLEARSMRQLFNYAKALAMQKPAKGDRIAIVTNGGGAGVMMSDGVLESGLKMAELSEETKERFAKAIEEGKLPEHMSYKNPIDIIGDAPSSRYEIAMRYAIEDENVDVLAVIALFQSPALDDGIVDAVARMQEYGKPVIFIAPGGAYPEKMARRIEKVGVPVFETVEDGVDAAYALVKYGQYLKEVEG from the coding sequence ATGAACTTGGATTTTCTGTTCTACCCACAAGGCGTTGCTGTTATTGGAGCTTCAAATAAAGAAGGAAAAATTGGTAACGCGATAATGAAGAACCTTATAAACTTTGGATTTAAGGGAAAAATCTACCCTGTTAACGTAAAGGAAGATATGGTAATGGGTCTTAAAGCCTACAAGAGTGTTCTAGAGATTCCAGATCAAGTTGATGTTGCAGTAATAGCAATTCCAGGGAAATTCGTTCCCCAAACTCTCGAGGAATGTGGACAAAAAGGAATTAAGGGAGCAGTTGTAATAAGTGCAGGTTTTAAAGAAGCTGGAAACATCGAACTTGAAGAGAAACTTGTTGAAGTGGCCAAAAAATGGAACATAAAGGTGGTTGGGCCAAATTGTTTGGGCGTCACTAACATTGAAAACGGTTTTGACTGTACCTTTAATCCACCTGAGAGACAAGCTAGACCAGAGTTTGGTGGTATAGCATTCATGAGTCAGAGTGGAGCGTTTGGAGCGGCAATTCTTGATTGGGCCGCAAGGCACGAGGTTGGGATGAGCAAGTTCATAAGCCTTGGAAACATGGCTGATTTGGATGAGAGTGACTTTATGGAGTATTTAAAGGACGATAATGCTACTAAAGTTATAACTGCGTATCTTGAAGGAGTAAAAGATGGAAGAAAGTTTTTACAGGCAGCTAAAGATGCTACAAGAAAAAAGCCCGTTGTAATTCTTAAAAGTGGAAGAACTGAGGCTGGTGCAAAAGCTGCGGCCTCTCACACAGGGTCTCTTGCGGGAAGTTATGCTATTTATCAAGCAGCATTTGAGCAAAGTGGGGTTTTGGAAGCAAGAAGTATGAGACAGCTATTCAACTACGCTAAAGCTTTAGCAATGCAAAAACCTGCAAAAGGGGATAGGATAGCGATAGTTACAAATGGTGGTGGCGCGGGAGTGATGATGAGTGATGGTGTGCTAGAATCCGGGCTAAAAATGGCCGAATTAAGCGAAGAGACTAAAGAGAGGTTTGCAAAAGCTATAGAAGAAGGAAAACTTCCAGAACACATGAGCTATAAGAATCCAATTGACATTATTGGAGATGCTCCATCAAGTAGATATGAAATAGCCATGCGCTATGCTATAGAAGATGAAAATGTTGATGTCTTGGCTGTTATAGCCCTTTTCCAGAGTCCCGCATTGGATGATGGCATTGTTGATGCGGTTGCAAGAATGCAGGAATACGGCAAGCCGGTTATATTCATAGCTCCTGGAGGAGCTTACCCGGAGAAGATGGCTAGAAGAATAGAAAAAGTGGGAGTACCAGTTTTTGAGACTGTGGAAGATGGAGTCGATGCAGCGTATGCACTTGTTAAATATGGACAATATCTCAAAGAAGTTGAAGGTTAG
- a CDS encoding winged helix-turn-helix domain-containing protein, protein MKKKVKVITNPEVIKLMLEDTRRQILRLLRSREMTISQLSEILGKTPQTVYHHIEKLKEAGLVEVKRTEMKGNLVEKYYGRTADVFYINLYLGDEELRYLAKSKLKTKLEIFKILGYKFDEEELLNLMDKITEKEHSYTTKISKELEEKGEALKEFSNEDIIHAVDWLTMAELGRDKEALELLRKLGEILKKE, encoded by the coding sequence ATGAAAAAGAAAGTTAAAGTCATCACAAATCCAGAGGTAATAAAACTTATGCTTGAGGATACAAGAAGACAGATACTAAGACTGTTAAGAAGCAGGGAAATGACAATTTCACAACTCTCCGAAATACTTGGAAAAACACCACAAACTGTTTACCACCACATCGAAAAACTCAAGGAAGCTGGCCTCGTCGAGGTAAAAAGAACCGAGATGAAGGGAAATCTGGTAGAGAAATACTATGGAAGAACCGCAGATGTATTTTACATAAACCTATACCTTGGAGATGAGGAATTGAGATATTTAGCAAAGTCCAAACTAAAAACAAAACTCGAGATCTTTAAAATACTGGGCTACAAGTTTGACGAGGAAGAACTTTTGAATCTCATGGACAAAATTACAGAAAAGGAACATTCATATACAACAAAGATTTCCAAAGAATTAGAGGAAAAAGGAGAGGCCCTAAAAGAATTTTCAAACGAAGACATAATCCACGCCGTAGACTGGCTCACTATGGCCGAGTTAGGAAGGGATAAGGAAGCCCTAGAGCTCCTGAGGAAACTTGGAGAAATCCTTAAAAAGGAGTAA
- a CDS encoding DUF211 domain-containing protein: MAKGIRLLVLDVLKPHQPMVTELALGLSELKGVDGVNITLVEIDKETENVKITIVGDNLNYEEIVRTIEEFGGVVHSIDMVAAGKKIIEESETPQDRLEEF; encoded by the coding sequence ATGGCAAAGGGAATTAGACTTCTCGTATTGGATGTGCTCAAACCCCATCAGCCCATGGTAACCGAGCTGGCTCTGGGGTTAAGTGAGCTAAAGGGGGTTGATGGGGTTAACATTACCCTTGTGGAAATTGACAAAGAAACTGAAAATGTTAAGATAACCATCGTTGGTGACAATTTGAATTATGAGGAAATAGTAAGGACCATCGAGGAATTCGGGGGAGTTGTACACAGTATTGATATGGTGGCCGCCGGTAAAAAGATTATTGAAGAAAGTGAAACTCCTCAAGATAGATTAGAGGAATTTTGA
- a CDS encoding transcriptional regulator, with translation MKDVLIVTAPQKIRILAETTRLDIISLLRERAMTVSELSMLLNKDPSTIYRHIHLLKQAGFIEEVGREGSEKLYRRSAKVFLISPYENDATAWVAMDKIHTNEAVRLYEIFTEAGFTIPNKKEFINLIKKFLSNFEFLSRDIIKRLEGVEMNRLEFIRVMALLVLINSPQLQEEAKKLREILKLKD, from the coding sequence ATGAAAGATGTCCTCATAGTTACCGCCCCCCAAAAAATTAGGATATTAGCCGAGACGACCCGCTTAGACATTATTTCGTTACTCAGAGAGCGCGCAATGACAGTGTCTGAACTTAGTATGTTGCTTAATAAAGACCCTTCAACAATATATCGACACATACACCTGCTCAAACAGGCAGGTTTTATTGAAGAGGTTGGAAGGGAAGGAAGTGAAAAACTCTATAGAAGGAGCGCAAAGGTGTTCCTAATATCACCTTATGAAAATGATGCTACTGCGTGGGTGGCGATGGATAAGATACACACGAATGAAGCAGTGAGGCTCTATGAGATATTCACTGAAGCTGGATTCACAATACCCAATAAAAAAGAGTTCATAAATCTGATAAAGAAATTTTTAAGTAATTTTGAATTTCTCTCCAGAGACATCATTAAAAGACTTGAAGGCGTCGAAATGAATCGTCTTGAGTTTATCCGGGTAATGGCCCTGCTGGTCCTCATAAACTCCCCCCAACTGCAAGAAGAAGCAAAAAAATTAAGGGAGATTTTAAAACTTAAGGACTAA
- a CDS encoding NAD(P)H-hydrate dehydratase, which produces MKIEDVYIWDINAKWLGISPFQLMENAGAGVARIIEEKFGKGLKVAIFCGTGNNGGDGFVIARHLSFENDVTVFLVGDEIKIRSEEAKHNWEILKKLDFVRIKTLKDSSQIKGLDLGRFNVIVDALLGAGTRGEPREPIKSAVEKINEYSGKARIVSVDLPTGYPSSVRVNCDFAVTFQWDKEEYGGFERVIAKIGYPKELYHLVGPGDVKFALRKKGEHKGQNGKVLVIGGSEDYFGAPYLAAKAASYIVDLVYLVMPEYSARRINDPDLILRPFNGENFIEVHVKRALELSKNVDAVVIGPGIGQKEETKKFVRGFVKQCEKPLVIDADGLKAIAGELGALEGKTFVLTPHAGEFEIIFGEKPEGNLVEKARIVMEKAKQIGGTILLKGVYDIISNGSTWKYNKTGNRGMTTGGTGDVLSGITGGLLALGNNPLRASTVGAFLTGFAGDIVKEEMGENYTALEVAKKVPFAIKWALEF; this is translated from the coding sequence ATGAAAATTGAAGACGTTTACATCTGGGACATAAATGCTAAGTGGCTTGGTATTTCACCGTTTCAGCTCATGGAAAATGCTGGGGCCGGAGTCGCTCGAATTATAGAAGAAAAGTTTGGAAAAGGACTTAAGGTGGCAATTTTTTGTGGGACAGGCAACAACGGCGGAGATGGTTTTGTAATAGCGAGGCATTTGAGCTTTGAAAATGATGTGACCGTGTTTTTGGTGGGTGATGAGATAAAGATCAGAAGTGAGGAAGCCAAACACAACTGGGAAATTCTCAAAAAGCTTGATTTTGTAAGGATTAAAACTCTAAAAGACTCAAGTCAAATAAAAGGATTAGATCTTGGTAGGTTTAACGTGATTGTTGATGCTCTTCTTGGTGCGGGTACTAGAGGAGAGCCAAGAGAACCAATAAAGAGTGCTGTCGAGAAAATTAATGAATATTCGGGAAAAGCTAGGATAGTTAGCGTTGATCTGCCAACCGGCTATCCATCGAGCGTTAGGGTAAATTGTGATTTTGCCGTAACTTTCCAATGGGACAAGGAAGAATATGGGGGTTTTGAACGGGTAATAGCGAAAATTGGTTATCCAAAAGAACTTTATCATTTGGTTGGTCCGGGCGATGTAAAATTTGCCTTGAGGAAAAAAGGTGAACATAAAGGTCAAAATGGAAAAGTTCTGGTAATTGGGGGGAGTGAAGATTACTTTGGGGCACCTTATCTGGCAGCAAAAGCTGCTAGCTATATAGTGGATTTGGTCTATCTAGTCATGCCTGAATATTCGGCTAGAAGGATTAATGATCCGGATTTAATTTTGAGGCCTTTTAATGGCGAAAATTTCATAGAAGTCCATGTTAAAAGAGCTTTAGAGCTTTCAAAAAATGTTGATGCTGTTGTTATAGGCCCTGGAATTGGCCAAAAAGAAGAAACTAAAAAATTTGTTAGAGGGTTTGTAAAACAGTGTGAAAAACCTTTAGTTATAGATGCTGATGGATTAAAAGCAATAGCAGGAGAGTTAGGAGCTCTTGAAGGTAAGACTTTTGTATTAACCCCACACGCCGGGGAATTTGAGATTATTTTTGGAGAAAAACCTGAGGGGAATTTGGTTGAAAAGGCCAGAATTGTAATGGAAAAAGCAAAGCAAATAGGGGGTACAATTCTACTGAAAGGAGTTTATGACATAATCAGTAATGGAAGCACTTGGAAATACAACAAAACAGGAAATAGGGGAATGACCACTGGTGGAACAGGGGATGTTCTCTCGGGAATTACTGGTGGTTTATTGGCTTTGGGCAACAATCCCTTGAGAGCTTCCACAGTGGGGGCCTTTCTTACAGGTTTTGCAGGGGATATTGTAAAGGAAGAAATGGGAGAAAATTACACTGCATTGGAAGTTGCTAAAAAAGTTCCTTTCGCTATTAAGTGGGCTTTGGAGTTTTAG
- a CDS encoding [protein ADP-ribosylglutamate] hydrolase, translating into MVELSFGSLTFKVAQGDITKFPAEAIVNAANKYLEHGGGVAYAIAKAAIGNVRDYIEISKEAMREQIGRDWIEHGEVVVTPALKMEQHGIKYVIHTVGPYCGGTWDENKKDKLRKAILGALRKADELKVESIAFPAISAGIYGCPLEEVIKTFLEVVEEFSKEAESVRGVYLVVYSRTDYERALRVIGD; encoded by the coding sequence ATGGTTGAGCTTAGTTTTGGTTCTCTCACATTTAAAGTGGCTCAAGGAGACATAACAAAGTTTCCTGCTGAAGCTATTGTTAACGCTGCTAACAAATACCTTGAACATGGTGGTGGCGTGGCCTATGCAATAGCAAAAGCAGCAATTGGGAATGTAAGAGACTACATAGAAATAAGCAAGGAAGCCATGAGAGAGCAGATTGGAAGGGATTGGATTGAACATGGAGAAGTGGTTGTAACTCCAGCCTTAAAAATGGAACAACATGGGATTAAGTACGTCATTCATACAGTTGGTCCTTATTGTGGTGGTACGTGGGATGAGAATAAAAAGGATAAACTTAGGAAAGCTATTCTTGGAGCTTTGAGAAAGGCTGATGAGTTGAAAGTTGAAAGCATAGCATTTCCAGCTATAAGTGCTGGGATTTATGGCTGTCCATTAGAAGAGGTTATTAAAACTTTCCTTGAGGTTGTGGAAGAGTTTTCAAAGGAAGCTGAGAGTGTGAGGGGAGTTTATCTTGTGGTTTATTCGAGGACCGATTACGAGAGAGCTTTGAGAGTGATAGGAGATTAG
- a CDS encoding amidohydrolase family protein, producing the protein MSILIKNGRIIYGENLDIINADIYIEGNRIAKIGKGLKLSAEYIIDANGKVISPGFINAHTHSPMTLLRGLADDLPLMEWLQKYVWPVEKKLTSKHIYWGALLGVLEMIKSGTTTFVDMYFHMEEVAKVVKTAGIRAYLSYGMVDLGDEEKRNVEIKETLRLLEFIKKLDSPRIEFLFGPHAPYTCSPELLKWVREKANETGKMITIHLNETKSEVRDIKEKYGMTPVEFLDELGFLGDDIIAAHGVWLSDKEIEILAKRGVTIVHNPASNMKLASGVMPIEKLLKEGVTIALGTDGAASNNNLDMVEEMKLAALVHKVHTLNPTIADAESIFKMATQNGARALRLNGGVIKEGALADIVILDFNKPHLRPITNVISHMVYSANGNDVETVIIDGNLIMLDGEVLTVDEEEIINKVQEIVDKLH; encoded by the coding sequence ATGAGCATCTTAATTAAAAATGGACGGATAATCTACGGTGAGAATCTTGATATTATTAACGCTGATATTTACATTGAAGGAAATAGAATAGCTAAGATTGGTAAAGGCCTTAAACTTTCGGCAGAATATATTATTGATGCAAACGGGAAGGTGATTTCTCCGGGATTTATCAATGCTCATACTCATTCTCCCATGACTCTCTTGAGGGGGCTTGCAGATGATCTCCCCCTAATGGAGTGGCTTCAAAAATATGTATGGCCTGTTGAAAAAAAGTTAACCTCAAAACATATCTACTGGGGGGCCCTTCTTGGTGTTCTTGAAATGATTAAAAGCGGGACAACAACATTTGTTGACATGTACTTTCACATGGAAGAAGTAGCAAAAGTTGTTAAAACAGCTGGAATAAGAGCCTATTTGAGTTATGGCATGGTGGATTTGGGGGATGAAGAAAAGAGAAATGTTGAGATTAAGGAAACTCTCAGGCTTTTAGAGTTCATTAAAAAATTAGACTCACCAAGAATAGAATTTTTATTTGGCCCTCATGCCCCGTACACCTGTTCTCCAGAGCTTTTAAAATGGGTTAGAGAGAAAGCTAATGAAACAGGGAAAATGATAACCATTCATCTGAATGAGACAAAAAGCGAAGTGCGGGATATAAAAGAAAAATATGGAATGACTCCAGTTGAATTCTTAGATGAACTTGGATTTCTCGGGGATGATATCATAGCGGCCCATGGTGTTTGGTTGAGTGATAAAGAGATTGAAATTTTAGCCAAGAGGGGGGTAACGATAGTTCATAATCCTGCAAGCAACATGAAACTTGCTAGCGGTGTCATGCCCATTGAAAAGCTCCTAAAAGAGGGCGTTACCATTGCCCTTGGCACTGATGGAGCAGCAAGTAACAACAATTTGGACATGGTGGAAGAAATGAAGCTGGCAGCCCTGGTTCATAAGGTACATACACTGAATCCAACTATTGCTGATGCAGAGAGTATTTTTAAAATGGCCACTCAAAATGGTGCAAGAGCTTTGCGTTTAAATGGTGGAGTCATAAAAGAAGGGGCCCTCGCGGATATTGTCATACTTGACTTCAACAAGCCACATTTAAGGCCAATAACCAATGTAATCTCTCACATGGTATACTCAGCCAATGGTAACGATGTGGAGACAGTAATAATTGATGGGAACCTCATCATGCTTGATGGGGAAGTCTTAACTGTAGATGAAGAGGAAATTATAAATAAAGTGCAAGAGATAGTGGACAAGCTTCACTAA
- a CDS encoding S-methyl-5'-thioadenosine phosphorylase, with amino-acid sequence MPKIGIIGGSGVYGVFEPKESIKVHTPYGRPSAPVEIGEIEGVEVAFIPRHGKTHEFPPHEVPYRANIWALKELGVERIIGITAVGSLREEYRPGDIVITDQFIDFTKKRDYTFYNGPRVAHFSMADPFCPEMREIFYNAAKELEIPVHERGSYVCIEGPRFSTRAESMMFRQFAHIIGMTLVPEVVLARELGMCYVNIAAVTDYDVWAEKPVDAQEVIKVMQENNEKVRKLLRAGVPKISEERKCGCADVLKTAFV; translated from the coding sequence ATGCCAAAAATAGGGATAATTGGAGGTTCTGGCGTTTATGGGGTATTTGAGCCAAAAGAGAGTATAAAAGTCCACACTCCATATGGAAGGCCATCAGCTCCAGTGGAAATCGGAGAGATTGAAGGTGTTGAGGTGGCTTTTATTCCAAGGCACGGTAAAACTCATGAGTTTCCTCCACACGAGGTGCCATACAGGGCAAATATTTGGGCTCTTAAAGAACTTGGAGTGGAGCGGATTATAGGAATAACAGCAGTTGGATCTCTTAGAGAGGAATACAGGCCTGGCGATATTGTGATAACTGATCAGTTCATTGATTTTACGAAAAAGAGGGATTATACATTCTACAATGGGCCAAGAGTTGCCCACTTTAGCATGGCCGATCCGTTCTGTCCTGAAATGAGAGAAATATTTTACAATGCTGCAAAAGAGCTTGAGATCCCAGTTCATGAAAGGGGCAGTTATGTATGTATTGAAGGTCCAAGGTTTTCCACAAGGGCTGAGTCAATGATGTTTAGACAATTTGCCCACATAATTGGGATGACACTTGTTCCAGAGGTTGTTTTAGCTAGGGAGCTTGGAATGTGCTATGTTAACATAGCAGCAGTTACGGACTATGATGTTTGGGCAGAAAAGCCAGTGGATGCCCAGGAGGTTATAAAAGTTATGCAAGAGAACAACGAGAAGGTTAGAAAGCTTTTAAGAGCAGGTGTTCCGAAGATTTCAGAAGAAAGAAAGTGTGGCTGCGCTGATGTTCTTAAGACTGCTTTTGTTTGA